Proteins encoded together in one Macrobrachium rosenbergii isolate ZJJX-2024 chromosome 45, ASM4041242v1, whole genome shotgun sequence window:
- the LOC136829710 gene encoding uncharacterized protein, translating into MESRRAALEVRQEHSIFGAESFFCVYFSTTLPCFAMSRRNFVKEEDYNKLLFSEDDTSDVEDPSEIVIEADRVFDDLHDAHTWEDEEAEEVTHEDLEDELECLAPQEDDPSTSRAATAFALPLSPSELRSRKRRRGPLHPAAGEALKKLPQDIYRGRDKTVWHSEPNPAMPSISRSDNIEEGALLQNTLTAKTPLEVFSLFMNDPLLAEVCMHTGDKITSLRDKVKRQNNPTFKDLQLMELKALLGVLIMAGARKDNHLTTEEMFSPALGCPFYRSAMSERRFAFLMRSYGLIMLAQGQTV; encoded by the exons ATGGAGAGTAGACGTGCCGCACTTGAAGTCCGCCAAGAACACagtattttcggcgccgaaagtttcttttgtgtatatttcagCACTACCTTACCTT GTTTCGCCATGTCGAGAAGAAATTTCGTGAAGGAGGAGGACTACAATAAGCTGCTTTTTTCTGAGGATGACACCAGTGATGTGGAGGACCCCTCTGAGATTGTTATCGAAGCAGACAGGGTGTTTGATGACCTGCACGACGCCCACacgtgggaggatgaggaagcagaagaagtCACTCATGAAGACTTGGAAGACGAGTTGGAATGCCTCGCACCCCAGGAGGACGACCCTTCTACGTCGAGGGCTGCAACAGCTTTTGCCCTTCCCCTTAGCCCCTCTGAGTTAcgaagcaggaagaggaggagaggaccaCTACATCCTGCAGCTGGTGAAGCCCTCAAGAAGTTACCACAAGACATATACAGAGGAAGGGACAAAACAGTGTGGCACTCAGAGCCAAACCCTGCCATGCCATCTATTTCAAGGAGTGACAACATTGAGGAGGGTGCTCTACTACAAAACACACTAACTGCTAAGACACCCTTGGAGGTGTTTTCGTTGTTCATGAACGACCCCTTGCTGGCAgaagtgtgtatgcatacagGTGACAAAATCACGTCCTTGCGTGATAAAGTGAAACGCCAAAACAACCCCACCTTCAAAGACCTCCAACTCATGGAACTGAAGGCACTACTTGGTGTGCTTATCATGGCAGGGGCACGCAAGGACAACCACCTCACTACAGAAGAGATGTTCTCCCCAGCATTAGGATGCCCCTTCTACAGGAGTGCCATGAGCGAGCGGCGCTTTGCATTCCTCATGAGGTCTTACGGTTTGATAatgctggcacaaggacagaccGTCTGA